CCCCGCGTCTTCCGCTTCATCCAGGGGCCCATCTTCACCAACGTGCTGCTCGCCGACGAGATCAACCGCACGCCGCCCAAAACCCAGGCCGCGCTGCTGCAGGCGATGCAGGAGTACCAGGTGACGGCCGGCGGCCACACCTACCAGCTCGAGCGGCCTTTCTACGTGCTCGCCACGCAGAACCCGATCGAGCAGGAAGGCACCTACCCGCTGCCCGAGGCCCAGCTCGACCGCTTCATGTTCAACGTGCGCGTCGACTACCCGAGCGAGAGCGAGGAGCGGCGCATCGTCGAGACGACGACCACGGGCGGCGCGCCGCAGCTCACCGCCGTGCTCAGCGCGCGCGACATCGTCGAGCTGCAGCAGCTCGTGCGGCGCATCCCCGTCGCCGAGCGCGTGCTGGCCTACGCCGTGCGCCTCGCGCGGGCGAGCCGCCCGGACGCCGCTGCGCCCGACTTCGTGCGCGAGTTCATCGCCTGGGGCGCGGGGCCGCGCGCCGGGCAGTACCTGATCCTCGGCGCCAAGGCGCTGGCCGCCCTCGAGGGCCGCGCCGCGCCGGGCATCGACGACGTGCGCGCGGTGGCGCCCAGCGTGCTCCGCCACCGCCTGGTCACCAACTTCAACGCCGAGGCCGAGGGTGTGGACGCGGATGCCGTCGTCGCGCGCCTCCTGGCCGGCGTGGCCGATTGATCCCTCCCGCCGCCAAGCAAGGAGCCGCATGTACCGCAAGATCGAGGACTTCGAGAAGAGCTTCGCCGCCAACAGCGAGGCCACCGGCAAGGTGTTCGCCGCGCTCACGGACAAGAGCCTCGGGCAGGCCGTGGGCCCGGGCTTTCGCACCCTGGGCCAGCTCGCCTGGCACCTCGTCACCAGCTACGCGGAGATGATGCCGCGCACGGGGCTGACCGTGAAAGCCGTCGACGACAAGAGCATGCCGCCGGCCAGCGCCGACACGATTCGCGCCGGCTATGCGGCCGTCACCGAGGAGCTGGCCGCGGCGATCAAGGCCAACTGGAACGACGCCTCGCTCGAGGTCATGGACGACATGTACGGCGAGCAGTGGCCGCGCGGCTTGACCCTGAGCATCCTGCTCAACCACGAGATCCACCACCGCGGCCAGATGACGGTGCTCATGCGCCAGGCCGGCCTCGCGGTGCCGGGGGTGATGGGGCCGAGCAAGGAGGAGTGGAGCGCCTACGGCATGGAGGCGCCGCCCTACTAGCGGCTGCATCGACGCGCGGTGCTGGAATGGCAGCCCCCGCCGCCGCGCCGGCCGGGTAGCCGCCCAGCCGCATTGCCGGTGCACGCCGCCTGCGCTATACTCGTTTCCGACCCGGGAGGTGCGGAGATGAAGAAGGCGCAGGCGGCTCTTCTTTGCCTATTGGGCGTCAGCGCAGCACCGGCCATGGCGGTGACGATTCGGGTTCCATCCCAGCAGGCCACGATCCAGGCCGGCATCGACGCGGCAACGAGTGGTGACACGGTGCT
The bacterium genome window above contains:
- a CDS encoding MoxR family ATPase — encoded protein: PRVFRFIQGPIFTNVLLADEINRTPPKTQAALLQAMQEYQVTAGGHTYQLERPFYVLATQNPIEQEGTYPLPEAQLDRFMFNVRVDYPSESEERRIVETTTTGGAPQLTAVLSARDIVELQQLVRRIPVAERVLAYAVRLARASRPDAAAPDFVREFIAWGAGPRAGQYLILGAKALAALEGRAAPGIDDVRAVAPSVLRHRLVTNFNAEAEGVDADAVVARLLAGVAD